ATATTAGACTGCTTCAAACAGTCCAAAATCAATCAATATCAAAGGATTTTTGTAAACTATCCCACTACAAATCCTCTGTTTTAGTTGATAATAAACATCATAATCTGATTATTTTTTTCTGCGCTTTCCCCTAGGCAAGAAATTAAATTGTCACAATAAATTATTAGGTAGTGTAAAAAAAATTAAATTATGAAAGTGGGCAAGAGGCAAAATAATTAATTGTCCATTGTCCATTATCAATTATCAATTATCAATTATTTAGATGCGTATTTTAATTAGTAACGACGACGGTATTTTTGCCCTAGGAATCCGTACCCTAGCCGATACCTTGGCGAAGGCAGGACATGATATAACGGTGGTAGCACCAGACATTGAAAGATCTGCCACAGGTCATGGTTTAACCCTCCATCACCCCATTAGGGCTGAAAAAATAGAAGGGTTATATCATCCCAATATTACCGCTTGGTCTTGTTCTGGTACTCCTTCTGATTGTGTTAAACTCGGATTAAGTGCCATTATGGGCGATCGCCCGGATTTCGTAATCTCAGGCATCAATCAAGGCTCAAATCTCGGCACCGACATATTATATTCAGGCACAGTTTCAGCCGCCATGGAAGGCACCATGGAAGGAATTACCAGCATCGCTTTGAGTTTAACTAGCTTCACTATCAGAGAATTTCAACCCGCTGCCAACTTTGCCCTAAAACTCATCGGACAACTACAAGAAACCCCCCCCATGGATTCCACCCTGCTTAACGTGAATATTCCAGCCCTTCCCGAAGAAGAAATTGCAGGAGTCAAAATCACCCGACAAGGATTAAGAAGATATATCGAACACTTCCAAAAAAGACTCGATCCCCGTGGCAAAACCTATTATTGGTTAGCAGGGGAATTAGTAGAAGAATTAGACCAACCCGAACATATTTACCTTCCCCCCGAACTCCCTACAGATGTACAAGCCAACAAAAAAAATTATATTACCATCACCCCCCTACAATATAACCTCACCGATGTGGTCATGGTCAAAGATTTACAAAGCCATTTCGGTTTTGATAAAACAATAGAGTCATAAAGGGAAGAATAGACAATGATTAAAAAACGAACAACTATCCAAAACGATAACCAAAACCTCTTACCGTAATGATATATTCTGGGTTACTAGGATCTAACTCTAATTTTTCCCTTAACCAACGAATATGCACATCAACGGTTTTTGTGTCTCCCAAAAAGTCTGCACCCCAAATGTTATTAATGAGTTGATCCCGATCCCATACCCTTTTAGGATAAGTCATAAACAGTTCTAAAAGTTTAAACTCTTTGGGGGAAAGATTAACGGGTTTATTTCTAACAGTTACTCTACATTCATCGGGAAATAGGGTTATATCCTTATATTGTTTGAGGTTTTCTGAAGGGCTATTATTGATGGCATTACGACGAATTAAGGCTCTACAACGGGCGATTAATTCTTTCATGCTGAAGGGTTTGGTTAAGTAATCATCCGCACCAACTTCTAACCCCAAAACCCGATCAGTTTCTGCCGCTTTAGCACTGAGAATCAGGATAGGAATATGATTTCCTTTATGTCTGAGTAGGCGACAAATATCTAACCCGTTTACTTCAGGCAACATCAAATCTAAGATAATCATATCAAATTCTTGATTTTCTGTTGGGTTGCCTTGACGCTCTAATAAATTTAATGCTTCTCTACCGTTGCTGGTTTTAGTTACTTGGTATCCTTCTTCTTCAAGGTTAAGACTAATCATGTTTCTGATTAAGTCTTCGTCTTCTATGACTAGGATACGACTGGTGAGCTGTCCTGTTGGCTTAGACGCAATGGGGCTTAGTTCCAGAGTTACCATAAAAACTCTCTATATTTTGTTCTCTAATAACATTTATATCAGAATATGGTTTGAGGATTTCACTTTTATTTATTAATTTTGTTAAAAGTTTTTGACGTAATTTTTGGGGATCGATTAGATTAGTAATTAAGTAGTTATTGGAGATTTAGGAAATCATGGATGTTAAACTATTATTGTTAATTTTGACTGGTTTGTTTATTGTTGCGGCTCCATTTTTCGGCACTCGGAATGGTTTTTATGATTCTGATAATTATGATGGAAATGGTTCTGCTCACTAATTTATGGTGGTTATGATTCAACGGCAGGAATGTTCTTCTTCATCTTTTCATTTATCTTGTGTTCCTTTGGCGGTGGGACATGGTACGGAAGGGGTAGCGATTATGTTGAATGTGGGAGAATACCGCATTTTACTTGATTGCGGTTTGGAAGATATAAAACCTCTTGTGGTTGAACAGTCTTTACCGCCCCATTGGGTTTTTTGTACCCATGCACACCATGATCATGCTCGGGGTTTATGGTCTTTACATGAAGTATATCCCCATCTTCCTATTTATTCTAGCGAGGTAACTAAAAAACTGTTACCCCTTAATTGGTTGAAGGATGATGGTTCTATGGTTGAGCCTTTTTGTGATGCAATTCCTTGGCGATCGCCCTTATCATTGGAGGATAATTTAACGGTAGAATTATATCCCGCTGGTCATCTACCAGGGGCAGCCGCGGTGTTGTTTCGTTACACCCATGGGAATCGAGAATATAAAATTTTTTATACGGGGGATTTTTGCCTTTCTAATCTTCAATTAGCCGAAGGTTTATCCCTTGATAATATGCGCGGTTTAGCCCCAGATGTTTTAATTACTGAGGGTACTTACGGCACTGCCCGTCATCCCCATCGTCGTCAACAAGAAAAACATTTGATGACTAAAATTCGAGAGGCGATCGCCTCTAATATCAATGTCATTTTACCTGTACCTACCTTTGGTTTAGGACAAGAATTATTAAAACTTTTACGCTCCCACCATCAATTTACAGGGGCTAATATTGATATATGGGTAGATGGTAACGTGGCGATCGCCTGTGATCTATACTTAGAATTAATTGACTACTTCCCCGCCAATGTCCAAAATTTTGCTAAACATCAACCTCTTTTTTGGGATGAGAAAGTAAAACCAAGAATGAGAAGACTAACCCCTGAAAATAATCGTCAAAAATTAGGAGAAAAAACATCTATTATCTTAACTGACGACTTATCAAAAATAAAAGAATATTGTCAAAACAAAGACTATAAATGGTTAATACTAATTCCAGAACACTCAAAAATAAACAAAAGCAACACCTTTAATAAATTAATAAATAAACTAAATCCTGAACAAATAATAGTAGAAAACTATCTTTTAGCCGAACATAGCGACGGTAGAAACACCACCCAACTAATTCATAATCTTCGACCCCAACATATTATCTTTGTCCACGGTGCGCCCAACTATTTAGCCGACTTAACAGCCCTCGAAGAATTACAAAACCGCTACCAACTACACTGCCCCGAAGTCAACATCAAAGTTGACTTGCCCATTGGGGAACAATTTATCCAACCCAAAATCACCCCCCAACAAAACTACGAAGGAGAATTAAACGAAACAGGAGCTTATATTACCATCACCCTACCAGAACAACTAAACAAAGATCCCCGTTGGCAAGACTTTGCCGATACAGGTTTAATCGAAGCCCGTTGGCAAGGAGAAGAATTAGTTTTAAGAGGTTTATCTCAACGGGAATTGTTACAGCAAAATAGTTCCATTCGTCGTCAACTCAAAGCCGAATCATGTCATAACTGTATTCATTACGATGAAGATTCTTGTCATAACGAGAATTCCCCCCTCAATGGTTTTGAAGTTCCCGAAGATGGTTTTTGCCCAGCCTTTGAAGATTCTTACAATTAATTAATTTGGTTAAAAGTTTTTCTGAAAGAATTTAAGCAACGGTAACATTTACGAACAATATCCAACACAGAGTATGAGAAACGCAATCGAAGGGGAGCGATAATAGGGCGATAAATTATGTAATAAGCTCTTTTGAGATCGTTCCATTTTGAGCAAACTTCCTGCTCCAAAAAATCAGAAATGTCTATGACAAATCCTCTACCATTGAACATCATTATATTACGACCATGGACATCATTAGGATGAAGTCCACGACTTTGAGCATAAATAAGAGCTTGATCAATATCTTCTATGACTTGCTGAGGAATATATAAACCCAAATTTATGCAATCATAGAGGGTTGTCCCGTAGAGCCGTTTTAAAACTAAAAAATTATCGTTGGCGTATAGGCACTCAGAAAAAGCGGGATGAGAACCTAAACGACGATATACCTCTACTTCTTCTTTGTAGCCCGATCGCCCCGGGGCATAAACTTTAACGGCTAAATCGGAATAATGGGGATGATAAACCACGGCGGCATAATTTCCTGAACCAAGGGTTTCCCAAGGTTTTGGCAGATAATTAACTTGCACTGGATTAAAGGGGGAGATACTTTCAATTTGTATATTAGGCAATAATTGTTGATAAATACTTTCCATCAGTTGTTGAGGAAGAATTTGATCCATAAGCTGAATTTATTAACGTTGTACCAAATCCGATTTGTAAGGTTTACTATTATCCACCGTGTAACCATTGATAATAAACCATTATTATCTTTTATCTGTTCCCCATGGTTGATGAGCGAAGGTTGATCATGGTTATGGAGGGAAGTCGAGATGCCCTGTTCCCCACCCTAATTAGTATATTATTGAAACAGGATTTAGTATGATTTGTGCCTTTAATCTTTTGTAAGCAATTAATCAACGACCATAACCCTTTTAGCAAAAATTACTCCTTTTCTGCCTTACGATGTTCTAACCAGTGCCAGAGAAAATGTTTCTCCCCTTTTTGCCTAATCTTTTTTACTTCTTGGGCAAAATAATATTTTTCTTTATCCGATAAACCGCCCTTAATAATATAAGAACTGTGCCAAAATAGTACCGAGGTAAGAAAACCAATACAAAAAGTAATTGCCAAAGTTGCAAAAGGGTTAAATTCCATGCCCGATCGCACCGCCGACCATGTACAATATTCTTGGCAAAGGGAAACTGTTTCCCTAAACTGCCATAAACCCCAAGGCATGAGGGTTAACCATGATATTAATACCAATAACCATCGTCCATACACTCGGCTAAGGTGTAGCCTTTCAATGTCAGTATCTGCAACTATGGATTCTTCTTTATTTTCTTGATTCATTGTCTTTTGGTTAACAAAATAGGACTAAAAACTTAAACTATCCATTACCTTCCATTAACTTTGATACCCTAGGATAGTGGGTAATTCGATGTATCCTAGCAAACATTGCCTATTACAATTTATGTTAATTACTCCTCCTTCTAAACTTCATTTAAGCACTAAAATTCAGTGTAGCGAAAGAAGATTACATTTTTATGGCAAGGGTGAAGAAATTCCCCTTTTAACTCAGGGTGTGTGGAATATTAGTAGTGGTTTTGTGCAATTGGTGGCCATGAATAATCAGGGGGATGAAACTTGGTTAGGATGGGCATCCCAAGGAAATTTTTTTGGTTTGTGGTTAACTTCCTTAGATTCTT
This sequence is a window from Cyanobacterium stanieri LEGE 03274. Protein-coding genes within it:
- a CDS encoding winged helix-turn-helix domain-containing protein, with amino-acid sequence MVTLELSPIASKPTGQLTSRILVIEDEDLIRNMISLNLEEEGYQVTKTSNGREALNLLERQGNPTENQEFDMIILDLMLPEVNGLDICRLLRHKGNHIPILILSAKAAETDRVLGLEVGADDYLTKPFSMKELIARCRALIRRNAINNSPSENLKQYKDITLFPDECRVTVRNKPVNLSPKEFKLLELFMTYPKRVWDRDQLINNIWGADFLGDTKTVDVHIRWLREKLELDPSNPEYIITVRGFGYRFG
- a CDS encoding serine/threonine protein kinase, translated to MDQILPQQLMESIYQQLLPNIQIESISPFNPVQVNYLPKPWETLGSGNYAAVVYHPHYSDLAVKVYAPGRSGYKEEVEVYRRLGSHPAFSECLYANDNFLVLKRLYGTTLYDCINLGLYIPQQVIEDIDQALIYAQSRGLHPNDVHGRNIMMFNGRGFVIDISDFLEQEVCSKWNDLKRAYYIIYRPIIAPLRLRFSYSVLDIVRKCYRCLNSFRKTFNQIN
- a CDS encoding MBL fold metallo-hydrolase; this encodes MIQRQECSSSSFHLSCVPLAVGHGTEGVAIMLNVGEYRILLDCGLEDIKPLVVEQSLPPHWVFCTHAHHDHARGLWSLHEVYPHLPIYSSEVTKKLLPLNWLKDDGSMVEPFCDAIPWRSPLSLEDNLTVELYPAGHLPGAAAVLFRYTHGNREYKIFYTGDFCLSNLQLAEGLSLDNMRGLAPDVLITEGTYGTARHPHRRQQEKHLMTKIREAIASNINVILPVPTFGLGQELLKLLRSHHQFTGANIDIWVDGNVAIACDLYLELIDYFPANVQNFAKHQPLFWDEKVKPRMRRLTPENNRQKLGEKTSIILTDDLSKIKEYCQNKDYKWLILIPEHSKINKSNTFNKLINKLNPEQIIVENYLLAEHSDGRNTTQLIHNLRPQHIIFVHGAPNYLADLTALEELQNRYQLHCPEVNIKVDLPIGEQFIQPKITPQQNYEGELNETGAYITITLPEQLNKDPRWQDFADTGLIEARWQGEELVLRGLSQRELLQQNSSIRRQLKAESCHNCIHYDEDSCHNENSPLNGFEVPEDGFCPAFEDSYN
- the surE gene encoding 5'/3'-nucleotidase SurE produces the protein MRILISNDDGIFALGIRTLADTLAKAGHDITVVAPDIERSATGHGLTLHHPIRAEKIEGLYHPNITAWSCSGTPSDCVKLGLSAIMGDRPDFVISGINQGSNLGTDILYSGTVSAAMEGTMEGITSIALSLTSFTIREFQPAANFALKLIGQLQETPPMDSTLLNVNIPALPEEEIAGVKITRQGLRRYIEHFQKRLDPRGKTYYWLAGELVEELDQPEHIYLPPELPTDVQANKKNYITITPLQYNLTDVVMVKDLQSHFGFDKTIES